In a genomic window of Rhodovulum sp. P5:
- the mltG gene encoding endolytic transglycosylase MltG, translating to MWRSVASNAITLFIVVLLLAAGLVIWAQRQYADPGPLDAPICLRVEPGSTMTRVSRQLDTQGAIGSPTIFRLGANYSEKADLLKAGSFLIGPHASMEEIVDTITRGGRSTCGTEVNLRIGIVSAEIEVRELDPATGRYVEMSSFDPRDEAAPSDYESVKTEPDLRYRVTLAEGVTSWQVVDSLTAADFLSGDIDGLPAEGTLLPDSYEVTAGTDRNDLISEMQARQTAVLDVLWERRADGLPITTKAEALILASIVEKETGVPEERRRVASVFVNRLKNGMRLQTDPTVIYGLTKGQGILGRGLRQSELRSNTPWNTYVIDGLPPTPIANPGRASIEAALNPEDTNFLYFVADGSGGHAFATTLREHNDNVAEWRRIEAQGRSD from the coding sequence ATGTGGCGGTCGGTGGCGTCCAACGCGATCACGTTGTTCATCGTCGTGTTGCTGTTGGCCGCGGGGCTGGTGATCTGGGCGCAGCGGCAATATGCCGATCCCGGGCCGTTGGACGCACCGATCTGCCTGCGGGTGGAACCGGGATCGACGATGACACGCGTTTCCCGGCAGCTTGACACCCAGGGTGCAATTGGCAGTCCGACGATCTTTCGCCTTGGCGCGAACTACAGTGAGAAAGCGGACCTGCTGAAAGCGGGGAGCTTTCTTATCGGGCCCCACGCGTCGATGGAAGAGATCGTCGATACCATCACGCGCGGCGGGCGGTCCACCTGCGGGACAGAGGTCAACCTGCGCATCGGGATCGTAAGTGCAGAGATCGAGGTTCGCGAACTGGACCCGGCCACGGGCCGTTATGTCGAGATGTCCTCTTTCGACCCACGGGACGAGGCCGCACCGTCCGACTATGAATCCGTCAAGACCGAACCGGACCTGCGCTATCGGGTTACGCTGGCTGAGGGTGTCACGAGTTGGCAGGTTGTCGACTCCCTGACAGCGGCCGATTTCCTGTCGGGCGACATTGACGGGTTGCCCGCCGAGGGGACCTTGCTGCCTGACAGCTATGAGGTGACCGCGGGCACCGACCGGAACGACCTGATTTCCGAGATGCAGGCCCGCCAGACTGCGGTTCTGGATGTCCTGTGGGAGCGGCGGGCGGATGGGTTGCCGATCACGACCAAGGCCGAAGCCCTGATCCTTGCCTCTATTGTCGAGAAGGAAACCGGTGTTCCGGAGGAGCGGCGACGGGTTGCAAGCGTCTTTGTGAATCGCCTGAAGAATGGGATGCGTCTGCAAACCGATCCGACGGTCATTTATGGGCTGACAAAGGGGCAGGGGATCCTTGGCCGCGGGTTGCGTCAGAGCGAGCTGCGCTCCAACACGCCTTGGAACACCTATGTCATCGATGGTCTTCCGCCCACGCCCATCGCCAACCCCGGGCGCGCCTCGATCGAGGCGGCGCTTAATCCGGAAGACACGAATTTCCTTTATTTTGTGGCAGATGGCAGCGGTGGACATGCCTTTGCGACCACGTTGCGAGAGCACAATGACAACGTCGCCGAGTGGCGCAGGATCGAAGCACAAGGCCGGAGCGACTAG
- the rpsF gene encoding 30S ribosomal protein S6, which produces MPLYEHVFIARQDLSNAQAEGLVEHFSTVLADNGGKVVDSEYWGVKTMAYKINKNRKGHYAFLRTDSPAPAVQEMERLMRLHDDVMRVLTIKVDDHAEGPSIQMQKRDDRDRGDRRERR; this is translated from the coding sequence ATGCCGCTTTACGAGCATGTCTTCATTGCGCGCCAGGACCTCTCCAACGCGCAGGCCGAGGGCCTTGTCGAACATTTCTCCACGGTGCTTGCGGATAACGGCGGCAAGGTCGTCGATTCCGAGTACTGGGGCGTCAAGACGATGGCCTACAAGATCAACAAGAACCGCAAGGGCCACTATGCCTTCCTGCGCACCGACTCCCCCGCACCCGCCGTGCAGGAGATGGAGCGCCTGATGCGGCTGCATGACGACGTGATGCGCGTGCTGACCATCAAGGTCGATGACCACGCCGAAGGCCCGTCGATCCAGATGCAGAAGCGCGACGACCGCGACCGCGGCGACCGTCGCGAGCGTCGTTGA
- the fabF gene encoding beta-ketoacyl-ACP synthase II yields MRRVVVTGLGMVSPLACGAEETWKRLIDGQSGIGSITRFDASRVATTYAAEIPFGDGTDGTFNPDDWMEPKERRKVDDFILYGMAAATEAVRDSGWEPKTDEERERTGVIIGSGIGGLNVIADTALLIKEKGPRRVSPFFIPGALINLVSGQVSIRFGFKGPNHAVVTACSTGAHAIGDASRLIRFGDADVMVAGGAESPISEIGIAGFNACKALSTKRGNDPQSASRPWDADRDGFVMGEGAGVVVLEEYEHAKARGAKIYGEILGYGLSGDAYHITAPSEDGEGGYRSMQAALKNAGRTVADIDYINAHGTSTMADTIELGAVERLLGDTAAATTMSSTKSSIGHLLGAAGAVEAIFCILAMRDQVAPPTLNLDNPPEGTKIDLAPKAAVKRSIDVVLSNSFGFGGTNATLVMGRCEV; encoded by the coding sequence ATGCGTCGAGTGGTTGTCACGGGTTTGGGAATGGTTTCGCCGCTTGCATGCGGAGCCGAGGAAACCTGGAAAAGACTGATCGACGGTCAGTCCGGAATCGGGTCGATCACGCGGTTCGACGCCTCGCGCGTGGCCACCACCTATGCCGCAGAGATCCCGTTCGGTGACGGCACCGACGGCACCTTCAATCCCGATGACTGGATGGAACCGAAAGAGCGGCGCAAGGTCGACGATTTCATCCTGTACGGTATGGCGGCCGCCACCGAAGCGGTGCGCGACTCCGGCTGGGAACCCAAGACCGACGAAGAGCGCGAACGGACGGGCGTCATCATCGGATCGGGCATCGGCGGGCTGAACGTGATTGCCGATACCGCGTTGCTGATCAAGGAAAAGGGGCCCCGGCGCGTTTCCCCGTTCTTCATTCCGGGCGCCCTGATCAACCTCGTCTCGGGGCAGGTGTCCATCCGCTTCGGCTTCAAGGGGCCCAACCATGCCGTGGTGACGGCCTGTTCGACCGGCGCGCATGCCATTGGCGATGCCTCCCGCCTGATCCGTTTCGGAGATGCGGATGTCATGGTCGCCGGCGGTGCAGAAAGCCCGATCTCGGAAATCGGGATCGCCGGGTTCAATGCCTGCAAGGCGCTGTCGACCAAGCGGGGGAACGACCCGCAATCGGCCTCTCGCCCATGGGATGCGGACCGCGACGGCTTTGTCATGGGTGAAGGCGCGGGCGTTGTGGTTCTGGAAGAGTATGAACACGCGAAAGCCCGCGGCGCCAAGATCTATGGCGAGATTCTGGGCTATGGGCTGTCGGGCGACGCGTATCACATCACGGCCCCGTCGGAGGATGGCGAAGGTGGCTATCGATCGATGCAAGCGGCCCTGAAGAATGCCGGACGGACGGTGGCGGATATCGACTATATCAATGCCCATGGCACGTCGACCATGGCCGATACGATAGAACTGGGCGCGGTGGAGCGTCTGTTGGGCGACACGGCGGCGGCGACGACCATGTCCTCGACCAAGTCGTCCATCGGTCACCTTCTGGGCGCGGCCGGGGCAGTCGAAGCGATCTTCTGCATCCTGGCGATGCGCGATCAGGTTGCGCCGCCGACGCTCAACCTCGACAACCCGCCGGAAGGCACGAAGATCGATCTTGCGCCCAAGGCGGCCGTCAAGCGGAGCATCGATGTCGTTCTGTCAAACTCCTTCGGGTTCGGCGGGACGAATGCGACGCTCGTCATGGGGCGCTGTGAAGTCTGA
- a CDS encoding glycosyltransferase family 92 protein has product MFFKRRPITKLAFEPPAPDPGRADLALVLIVRNEERHIGEWARFHRIAGAGHVVVYDNGCTDATIPRMKAELGDRLTVLPWNQKLKDAGSGREIHNQVLAYAHALRNFGGRFRWMACIDADEFLVPKGADSLTDALAHLGDVPSISLPWHNFGRNGHGIPPEGGVLANYTRRAADPMSGVRGVTNFKTIVDATRVTALKVHSYEIEGQGVTWNDRRERASLKGRFERSFYSADHLQLNHYYTRSEEELAAKIARGSNQTVAARRHAARVRRNVANIEAAEVEDRSALQFLERAGG; this is encoded by the coding sequence ATGTTCTTCAAACGCAGGCCGATCACCAAACTGGCCTTTGAACCGCCTGCGCCCGATCCGGGCCGGGCGGATCTGGCATTGGTGCTGATCGTCCGGAACGAGGAACGGCATATCGGTGAATGGGCCCGTTTTCACCGGATCGCCGGTGCAGGACATGTGGTCGTCTATGACAATGGATGCACGGACGCGACGATCCCGCGGATGAAAGCGGAACTGGGCGACCGGCTGACGGTGCTGCCCTGGAACCAGAAGCTGAAGGACGCAGGTTCGGGGCGCGAGATCCACAATCAGGTGCTGGCCTATGCCCATGCGCTGCGGAACTTCGGCGGGCGGTTCCGCTGGATGGCCTGTATCGATGCCGATGAGTTCCTTGTGCCGAAGGGCGCCGACAGCCTAACCGACGCGCTGGCGCATCTTGGCGACGTGCCGAGCATTTCTCTGCCCTGGCATAATTTCGGGCGGAACGGTCACGGCATCCCGCCAGAGGGCGGCGTTCTGGCGAACTATACCCGCCGCGCCGCAGACCCGATGAGCGGGGTGCGGGGCGTGACGAATTTCAAGACCATCGTCGATGCCACGCGGGTCACCGCGCTGAAGGTCCATAGCTATGAGATCGAAGGGCAGGGCGTGACGTGGAACGACCGGCGGGAGCGGGCCAGTCTGAAGGGACGGTTCGAGCGGTCGTTCTATTCCGCCGACCATCTCCAGTTGAACCACTATTACACCCGGTCAGAGGAGGAGCTGGCCGCCAAGATCGCACGCGGGTCCAACCAGACGGTTGCGGCCAGGCGGCACGCGGCGCGGGTGCGGCGCAACGTCGCCAATATCGAGGCCGCGGAGGTCGAGGACCGGTCTGCGTTGCAATTCCTCGAACGCGCCGGGGGGTGA
- a CDS encoding phage portal protein: MKFSFFNRPDNAAPEAKASATGPVIAWSGAGRVAWSPRDTVSLTRTGFTSNPVGFRAVKLIAEAASALPLVCEDQDARYDTHPIVDLIRRPNPAQGKADLFEALYGQLLLSGNGYLEAVGGDSGLPFELHVLRSDRMNIVPGADGWPIAYEYAVGGRKHRFDMTSLLPPICHIKTFHPQNDHYGLSPMQAAATALDVHNSASRWSKALLDNAARPSGAIVYHGTDGHSTLSDEQYTRLQDEMLSYHQGAANAGRPMLLEGGLDWKPMGFSPSDMEFQKTKEAAAREIATAFGVPPMLLGIPGDATYANYQEANRAFYRLTIVPLVSKVATAISDFLGRFSGDGVSLRPDLDQVPALAAERDTHWRRIAEADFLTEDEKRRLLGLPKRPEER, encoded by the coding sequence ATGAAATTCAGCTTCTTCAACCGACCGGACAACGCCGCGCCCGAGGCCAAGGCGTCGGCAACCGGCCCGGTTATTGCGTGGTCCGGCGCCGGGCGTGTCGCGTGGAGCCCACGGGACACCGTGTCCCTGACACGCACCGGCTTTACCAGCAATCCGGTTGGGTTTCGCGCCGTCAAGCTGATTGCCGAGGCCGCGTCGGCCCTGCCGCTTGTCTGCGAAGATCAGGACGCCCGATACGACACCCATCCGATTGTCGATCTCATCCGGCGCCCCAATCCGGCACAGGGCAAGGCCGATCTTTTCGAGGCCCTGTATGGCCAGCTTCTGCTGTCGGGGAACGGGTATCTCGAAGCCGTGGGCGGCGACAGCGGTTTGCCCTTCGAACTCCATGTTCTGCGTTCGGACCGGATGAACATCGTCCCCGGCGCCGATGGCTGGCCCATCGCCTATGAATATGCCGTGGGCGGCCGGAAGCATCGGTTCGACATGACGAGCCTCTTGCCACCGATCTGTCACATCAAGACCTTCCATCCCCAGAACGACCACTACGGTCTGTCGCCGATGCAGGCGGCGGCCACGGCGCTTGATGTGCACAACTCGGCGTCCCGCTGGTCGAAGGCGCTTTTGGACAATGCGGCGCGGCCGTCGGGTGCCATCGTCTATCACGGAACCGATGGTCATTCGACCTTGAGCGACGAGCAATACACCCGGCTTCAGGATGAGATGCTCAGCTATCACCAGGGTGCTGCGAATGCCGGCCGGCCGATGCTTCTTGAAGGCGGTCTGGACTGGAAGCCGATGGGGTTCTCGCCCAGCGACATGGAATTCCAGAAGACGAAGGAAGCGGCGGCGCGAGAGATAGCCACGGCGTTCGGTGTGCCACCGATGCTGTTGGGCATACCAGGGGACGCCACTTACGCGAACTATCAGGAGGCCAACCGCGCCTTCTATCGCCTGACGATCGTGCCCCTCGTGTCGAAGGTCGCAACGGCGATTTCCGATTTCCTCGGCCGCTTCAGTGGCGACGGGGTGAGCCTGCGGCCGGACCTCGACCAGGTTCCGGCCCTGGCGGCCGAGCGAGACACCCACTGGCGGCGGATCGCAGAGGCGGACTTTCTGACTGAAGACGAGAAGCGGAGGCTCCTGGGTCTGCCCAAGCGACCGGAGGAAAGATGA
- the fabG gene encoding 3-oxoacyl-[acyl-carrier-protein] reductase — protein MFDLSGKTALVTGASGGIGGEIARALHGQGATVGLSGTREAPLQALADELGDRAHVLPCNLSDPEAVEALPKAAADAMGGLSILVNNAGITRDMLLMRLKDEDWQAVLDVNLTAAMRLCRGAMRGMMKARWGRIVNITSVVGTTGNPGQANYCAAKAGLVGFSKSLAHEVANRGITVNCVAPGFIETAMTDKLTEDQKSAILGAVPMGRMGTAADVAAAVAYLASEEAAYVTGASLHVNGGMAMV, from the coding sequence ATGTTCGATTTGAGTGGCAAGACGGCCCTTGTGACCGGCGCGTCGGGCGGAATCGGCGGAGAGATCGCGCGGGCGCTGCACGGGCAGGGCGCGACGGTGGGCCTGTCGGGCACGCGTGAGGCGCCGCTTCAGGCCCTGGCGGATGAGCTTGGCGACCGGGCGCATGTCCTGCCCTGCAACCTGTCCGACCCCGAGGCGGTCGAGGCGCTTCCGAAGGCGGCCGCAGACGCGATGGGCGGTTTGAGCATCCTCGTCAACAACGCCGGCATCACCCGCGACATGCTGCTGATGCGGCTGAAGGATGAAGACTGGCAGGCGGTGCTGGACGTCAACCTGACCGCGGCGATGCGCCTGTGCCGCGGGGCAATGCGCGGCATGATGAAAGCGCGCTGGGGGCGGATCGTCAATATCACCTCGGTCGTCGGAACCACCGGCAATCCGGGGCAGGCGAACTATTGCGCCGCCAAGGCCGGGCTGGTCGGATTTTCAAAGTCGCTGGCCCATGAAGTGGCCAACCGTGGAATCACGGTGAACTGCGTCGCGCCGGGCTTCATCGAAACGGCGATGACCGACAAGCTGACCGAGGATCAGAAGTCCGCAATCCTGGGCGCGGTGCCCATGGGGCGGATGGGAACCGCGGCCGATGTTGCCGCCGCCGTTGCCTATCTTGCCAGCGAGGAGGCGGCCTATGTCACGGGGGCCTCACTGCATGTTAATGGCGGTATGGCGATGGTCTGA
- a CDS encoding terminase large subunit domain-containing protein, with protein MRSGADWIASVPLDYQTSFLSDLDDAQILALPYVFEFWALPHQLPPEGDWRSWVILGGRGAGKTRAGSEWIRSQVEGPRPTDPGRASRVALVGETIDQVREVMIFGESGIMACSPPDRRPRWEESRRRLVWPNEAHAKVFSAHDPDSLRGPQFEAAWVDELAKWKKAEETWDNLQFSLRLGDSPRQCITTTPRNIPLLRSILENDGTVVTHAPTEANRANLAPSFMEAVRARYAGTRLGRQELQGEFLEESEGALWTLGAIETVRIDKPPPLDRIVVAIDPPVSGHSGSDECGIIVAGAQIRGSPQEWRAVVLADASLQGAAPTAWAEAAITAMETHGADRLVAEVNQGGDLVETLIRQIDPMVPFRAVRATRGKVARAEPVAALYEQGRVRHLRGLERLEDQMCRMTAHGYEGKGSPDRVDALVWAIHDLLIAPAAKWRRPRVRGL; from the coding sequence CTGAGATCGGGAGCAGACTGGATCGCCTCCGTTCCACTCGACTATCAGACCTCCTTCCTGAGCGATCTGGATGACGCTCAAATTCTGGCGTTACCTTATGTTTTCGAATTCTGGGCGCTGCCGCACCAATTGCCGCCCGAAGGGGATTGGCGAAGCTGGGTGATCCTTGGCGGGCGGGGTGCCGGCAAGACGCGGGCCGGTTCAGAATGGATCCGGTCGCAGGTGGAAGGGCCCCGTCCGACGGATCCCGGGCGGGCCAGCCGTGTCGCACTGGTGGGCGAGACCATCGATCAGGTTCGCGAAGTGATGATCTTCGGGGAAAGCGGCATCATGGCCTGTTCTCCGCCCGACCGGCGCCCGCGTTGGGAGGAATCGAGACGGCGCCTTGTCTGGCCGAACGAGGCGCATGCCAAGGTGTTTTCGGCCCATGACCCGGACTCGCTTCGGGGGCCGCAGTTCGAAGCGGCCTGGGTGGACGAGTTGGCAAAGTGGAAGAAGGCGGAGGAGACATGGGACAACCTTCAGTTCAGCCTTCGTCTGGGCGACTCTCCGCGTCAGTGCATTACGACGACGCCGCGAAACATCCCGTTGCTGCGGTCGATTCTGGAGAATGACGGGACGGTGGTCACGCATGCCCCGACCGAAGCGAACCGAGCCAACCTGGCGCCGTCCTTCATGGAAGCGGTCCGTGCGCGCTATGCCGGGACGCGGCTGGGACGGCAGGAGTTGCAGGGCGAGTTTCTTGAGGAGTCCGAAGGTGCCCTTTGGACGCTTGGCGCGATCGAGACGGTTCGGATCGACAAGCCACCGCCGCTTGACCGGATCGTGGTCGCCATCGATCCGCCGGTCTCCGGCCATTCCGGCTCGGACGAATGCGGGATTATCGTGGCGGGCGCCCAGATCCGCGGATCGCCGCAGGAATGGCGGGCCGTCGTACTTGCCGATGCGAGCCTGCAAGGTGCGGCCCCCACGGCATGGGCGGAAGCGGCGATCACGGCGATGGAAACCCATGGCGCGGACCGTCTGGTGGCCGAGGTGAACCAGGGTGGCGATCTTGTCGAGACGCTAATCCGGCAGATCGACCCGATGGTTCCGTTTCGCGCCGTTCGTGCCACCCGGGGCAAGGTCGCCCGCGCCGAACCGGTGGCTGCCTTGTACGAACAGGGGAGGGTTCGGCATCTGCGGGGCCTTGAGCGGCTTGAAGATCAGATGTGCCGGATGACGGCCCATGGATACGAGGGCAAGGGAAGCCCGGACCGGGTCGATGCCCTTGTATGGGCAATTCACGACCTGCTGATCGCACCGGCCGCCAAATGGCGCCGGCCCCGCGTTCGCGGCCTTTGA
- a CDS encoding YceI family protein, translating into MKRFAIAAACATALGAGTLPAAAEPETYVLDSGHSQVLFSYQHLGFSTTWGIFSGWEGEISFDPDEPEASTVEVSIPTREMFTGWEARYTHFMTDDFFGAEENEMISFASTGIEVTGDSTALITGDLTVNGITKPVVLEAELTQAGTHPMEDKPWLGFHATTTLKRSGFGMGAYAPAVSDDVNVEISIEAMQVDDSES; encoded by the coding sequence ATGAAACGCTTTGCCATCGCCGCCGCCTGTGCCACCGCGCTTGGGGCCGGGACGCTGCCCGCCGCCGCGGAGCCGGAGACCTATGTTCTGGATTCCGGGCACAGCCAGGTTCTGTTCTCTTACCAGCACCTGGGGTTCTCGACGACGTGGGGCATCTTCTCTGGCTGGGAAGGCGAAATTTCGTTCGATCCGGACGAACCGGAAGCCTCCACCGTCGAGGTTTCGATCCCGACCCGCGAGATGTTCACCGGGTGGGAGGCGCGCTATACCCATTTCATGACCGACGACTTCTTCGGGGCGGAAGAGAATGAAATGATCAGCTTTGCCTCGACCGGCATCGAGGTGACCGGCGACAGCACCGCCCTGATCACCGGCGATTTGACGGTCAACGGGATCACGAAGCCGGTCGTGCTGGAGGCCGAACTGACGCAGGCGGGGACGCATCCGATGGAGGACAAGCCCTGGCTTGGCTTCCACGCCACGACGACGCTGAAACGGTCGGGCTTCGGGATGGGGGCCTATGCGCCGGCTGTCAGCGATGACGTCAATGTCGAAATCTCGATCGAAGCCATGCAGGTCGACGACAGCGAGAGCTGA
- the rpsR gene encoding 30S ribosomal protein S18: MAAKPFFRRRKVCPFSGENAPKIDYKDTKLLQRYISERGKIVPSRITAVSAKKQRELSRAIKRARFLALLPYAVK; the protein is encoded by the coding sequence ATGGCCGCAAAACCGTTTTTCCGCCGCCGCAAGGTCTGTCCCTTCTCGGGTGAGAACGCACCCAAGATCGACTACAAGGACACCAAGCTGCTGCAGCGCTACATCTCTGAGCGTGGCAAGATCGTGCCTTCGCGCATCACTGCCGTCTCGGCCAAGAAGCAGCGTGAACTGTCCCGCGCGATCAAGCGCGCCCGCTTCCTCGCCCTGCTGCCCTACGCCGTGAAGTAA
- a CDS encoding PilZ domain-containing protein yields MSFAPAFRALIMSGLVLLFAGAPARASDECPLHDWLLWIYTQGESLVDAPDAPETQRQAMILSRVVAGADEQRLARLMGMVGLEEDMPIVSGYIGMLRGRLISINDPETYGKTAKPDAEIASAQSALMRNFIQNLKCEKDPDWKAEVEEPVTVAAHVRVSGERNVMDVENIVVVAVVLASAIALIFPIVWLVRRVSKHFDRRNSVRHPCRMRAVLHIDDVIHETMAVDISRHGAKLDLRDTLGAQKRYTLEIGELSLPGKITWSNPHYVGFVFAHAIDQDAFDELLEKHQWEPVESGAPDGAPAAQEPPSGQS; encoded by the coding sequence ATGTCCTTCGCACCGGCCTTCAGGGCCCTCATCATGTCCGGTCTCGTCCTGCTTTTCGCAGGTGCCCCCGCGCGGGCAAGTGATGAATGCCCGCTGCACGACTGGCTGCTGTGGATCTATACGCAGGGGGAATCCCTCGTCGATGCGCCAGATGCCCCGGAAACACAAAGACAAGCCATGATCTTGTCACGCGTGGTCGCCGGTGCGGATGAACAGCGTCTGGCCCGCCTGATGGGAATGGTGGGCCTCGAAGAGGACATGCCCATCGTCTCCGGCTACATCGGCATGCTGCGCGGACGACTGATCAGCATCAACGATCCCGAAACATATGGCAAAACCGCGAAGCCTGACGCGGAAATAGCGTCGGCGCAGTCCGCCCTCATGCGCAACTTCATTCAGAATCTGAAATGCGAAAAGGATCCCGACTGGAAGGCAGAGGTCGAAGAACCGGTGACGGTTGCCGCCCATGTCCGGGTGAGCGGCGAACGCAATGTCATGGATGTCGAGAACATTGTCGTCGTCGCCGTCGTGCTGGCGTCAGCCATTGCGCTGATCTTCCCGATCGTGTGGCTGGTCCGCCGGGTTTCCAAGCATTTCGACCGGCGCAATTCCGTTCGTCATCCCTGCCGGATGCGCGCGGTCTTGCACATCGATGACGTAATACACGAGACGATGGCCGTCGACATCAGCAGACATGGCGCCAAGCTCGACCTCAGAGATACCTTGGGCGCGCAAAAGCGCTACACGCTCGAAATCGGAGAGCTTTCGCTACCGGGCAAGATTACGTGGTCCAATCCGCACTATGTCGGTTTTGTCTTCGCCCATGCCATCGACCAGGACGCGTTCGACGAATTGCTGGAAAAACACCAGTGGGAACCGGTTGAGAGTGGCGCGCCGGACGGTGCCCCGGCTGCGCAAGAACCGCCTTCCGGACAGTCCTAG
- the fabD gene encoding ACP S-malonyltransferase yields the protein MRAFVFPGQGAQTIGMGKALADAYPQARAVYEEVDDALDEKLSALIWDGDQAELTLTRNAQPALMATSLAAMAALGAEGVTVKAAGFVAGHSLGEYSALCAAGAISLADTARLLRKRGEAMQSAVPVGAGAMAAILGLDLATVSSLVSEAAKGEVVQAANDNDPGQVVISGHTAAVERAVELAKAKGAKRAVMLPVSAPFHCKLMEPAARVMAEALVAVEIEEPLVPVVANVRARGETDPAEIRSLLVDQVTGSVRWRESVLWMAKQGVTEVWEIGAGKTLSGIVRRIDKSLSARQVGTPDEVTAAADSLNEGD from the coding sequence ATGCGGGCATTTGTATTTCCCGGGCAGGGGGCGCAGACCATCGGCATGGGCAAGGCCCTGGCCGACGCCTATCCGCAGGCCCGTGCCGTCTATGAGGAAGTGGACGATGCGCTTGACGAAAAACTGTCGGCGCTGATCTGGGATGGCGATCAGGCGGAACTGACGCTGACGCGCAATGCACAACCGGCGCTGATGGCGACATCTCTTGCCGCGATGGCGGCACTGGGGGCCGAGGGCGTGACCGTGAAGGCCGCCGGTTTCGTGGCTGGGCATTCGCTGGGTGAGTATTCGGCCCTGTGCGCGGCCGGTGCGATCAGTCTGGCCGATACCGCGCGGCTGTTGCGCAAGCGGGGCGAGGCGATGCAGTCGGCCGTGCCGGTGGGCGCAGGTGCGATGGCCGCGATCCTCGGGCTTGACCTTGCCACGGTCAGCAGCCTGGTGTCCGAAGCCGCGAAGGGCGAGGTGGTGCAGGCCGCGAACGACAATGACCCGGGGCAGGTGGTGATTTCCGGGCACACGGCCGCCGTGGAGCGCGCGGTGGAGCTTGCCAAGGCGAAGGGCGCAAAGCGGGCCGTCATGCTGCCGGTGTCCGCCCCCTTCCATTGCAAACTGATGGAACCGGCAGCGCGGGTCATGGCCGAGGCGCTGGTGGCTGTCGAGATCGAAGAGCCGCTGGTGCCGGTCGTGGCCAATGTGCGCGCCCGCGGCGAAACCGACCCGGCGGAAATCCGGTCGCTTCTGGTCGATCAGGTGACGGGCTCCGTCCGGTGGCGGGAATCGGTGCTATGGATGGCCAAGCAGGGCGTAACCGAAGTCTGGGAAATCGGGGCAGGCAAGACGCTTTCGGGGATCGTGCGCCGGATCGACAAGTCTTTGTCGGCGCGTCAGGTCGGCACACCCGACGAGGTGACGGCCGCTGCGGACAGCTTGAACGAAGGAGACTGA
- the rplI gene encoding 50S ribosomal protein L9, protein MQVILLERVAKLGQMGEVVSVKDGYARNFLLPQGKAMRANDANIARFEAEKAQLEARNLETKKEAEALGAKLDGQQFVVIRSASDAGALYGSVTTRDVADAATADGFTVDRKQVALTGPIKDLGLHDVTVTLHPEVDVTIQVNVARSTEEAELQASGKSIQDLAAEQEAAAEFEIAELFDDIGSAADDDDNLVDTIEDRADREEAPREG, encoded by the coding sequence ATGCAAGTTATCCTTCTGGAACGCGTGGCCAAGCTTGGCCAGATGGGCGAAGTGGTCTCCGTCAAGGACGGCTACGCCCGCAACTTCCTTTTGCCGCAGGGCAAGGCGATGCGTGCGAACGATGCCAACATCGCCCGGTTCGAGGCCGAGAAGGCGCAGCTTGAGGCGCGCAACCTCGAAACCAAGAAAGAGGCCGAGGCGCTGGGCGCCAAGCTCGACGGGCAGCAATTCGTCGTGATTCGCTCTGCCTCCGACGCCGGTGCGCTTTATGGCTCTGTCACCACCCGTGACGTTGCCGATGCCGCTACCGCCGACGGGTTCACGGTCGACCGCAAGCAGGTCGCCCTGACCGGCCCGATCAAGGACCTGGGTCTGCACGACGTGACCGTCACCCTGCACCCCGAGGTCGATGTGACCATTCAGGTCAACGTCGCCCGCTCGACCGAAGAGGCCGAGCTGCAAGCGTCCGGCAAATCGATCCAGGACCTCGCCGCCGAACAGGAAGCTGCCGCCGAATTCGAAATCGCGGAGCTTTTCGACGACATCGGCAGCGCGGCCGACGACGACGACAACCTCGTCGATACGATCGAGGATCGTGCCGACCGCGAAGAGGCCCCCCGCGAAGGCTGA
- a CDS encoding acyl carrier protein, with product MSDIADRVKKIVVEHLGVEEDKVTDTASFIDDLGADSLDTVELVMAFEEEFGIEIPDDAAETIQTFGDAVKFIKDAA from the coding sequence ATGAGCGACATCGCTGATCGCGTTAAGAAGATCGTTGTCGAGCACCTTGGGGTCGAGGAAGACAAGGTGACGGATACTGCATCGTTCATCGATGATCTGGGCGCCGACAGCCTTGATACCGTCGAACTGGTCATGGCTTTCGAAGAAGAATTCGGCATCGAGATTCCGGACGATGCGGCCGAGACGATCCAGACCTTCGGCGACGCGGTGAAGTTCATCAAGGACGCCGCCTGA